GTGACACCTGTTCGATCAGGGCCTGCTCGTCCTCGCTCACGCGCGCCGAGTAGTCGACGTCCTCGTTGCCGGAGGGGTTGCCGCCGACCCGCTGCTCGATCTCGTAGCGGCCGTAGGTCCCGTAGCCCAGCGCCGTGAGGATCGACTCGGCCCTGGCCCGCACCTGCGACTCGATCGTCGCCCCGTCGTAGGTCTTGGTCTGCGTCGGCGCGTCGGCGAGGGCGGCGATGAGCAGGATCGAGGGCACGCCCTTCTCCAGGTCACCGCCCGCCTCCGTCATGGCGTCGTAGGCGCCCTGCCAGTTCTCGACCGCCTCGTCGTGGCTGGCGAAGCCGGTCAGCTTGAGGTCGGGGTAGATCAGGGTCTTGACCGCGTAGGCCACGTCGAGAGCGAGGTCGAGGTTGAGGTTGCCGCCGGCCATGACGCCGCACAGCGGCGCGGCACCGGACACCCAGTCCAGGTGCTTCTCGGCCAGGGTCTGGGTGATGAGCCCGCCCAGCGAGTCGCCCCACACGTACGTGCGGTCCGGCTCGCCGATCTCGTCGACGAAGTACTCGTGCAGGGCCTCCCCTGCCGCCACCCCGTCGACGACGTCCCAGCCGTTGGACGCGAAGGCGGAGCCGGCAAGGGCGTATCCCTGCGACAGCAGCTCGGCACCGACCTCCTCGGACGGGGCAGGTGCCGGCGTGGTGTCGACCGGGTCGAAGTCCGGCGGCTGGGGCGCCGCCGCGCGGTAGCCGTGCGAGTAGATCAGCAGGGTGCCGTTCCAGGTGTCCGGCATCTGGATCTCGTACGCCGCACCGTCGATCTCCCCCGTGCACTTCGCGTCGTCGCAGGACGTGAAGGGCACGTCGGTCTCGGTCGACCGCTCACGCTCCTGCGCGTCGAGCTGGGCGCTCTGACCACCGCAGCCGGCCACGCCGAACAGGATCGTGAGGGCGACCACCGCCGTGGGGGCCAGCCTCGTCACACGTCGGCTCACGTCAGCTCCGGTTACCGGCAGGTACTGCGGGACGCAGTGTTTCTACCAGGTGAGGCTGCGGAGCGGGTGGGATGCGGCCATCTCAGCCGCAGGCAGGGGTGTCGCTGGGCGAGGGCGTGCCGCTCGGGTCGGCCGTGCCGGAGGCATCGGGGCTCGCCGTGTCCGTGGGGTCGGGGGTGGTCGTCGCCTCGGCCGTCGCGGTGTCCGTCGGCTCGGGTGTCGTCGAGTCGGACGGGCTGCTGGTCGGCGTGCAGTCGGGCGTCGGATCGGCGGTGGCGGTGCTCGTCGTCGGCTCGGCACCCGTGGAGCCGGTGGGCTCCGGGGTCGTCCCGCCGCCCCCTGCCGCCGTCGGCTCGCCGGTCTGCTCGGCGACCGGCGCTGCGCTGGCCGGGGCACTGATCGCGGCGACCGCCTCGTCGTCCGTGCTGCCGTCGGCGGTGCCATCACCGCCGCCCGGCCTGCGGTGGCGACCGCTCGGGTCGTCGTCGGAAAGGGCGCCGAGCGAGCCGGTCAGCACCGGCGTACCACCGGCGTAGGCGTCGGCCCAAGCCAGGACGAGGTCGACGTAGTCCCACGAGTGGTTGTAGCTGAAGACGGCGGCCCGCCGATCCTTCTCGACCTCCACGTCGCGGTCATCGGTGCACAGGTAGCCGCCCGAAGCCAGCGCGGCGTCGACCACGTTGTTGGGATCCCGACGCCCGTCGTGGTTGCCGTCCGCTCCGTGGATCACCCAGGACGACGGGATGAACTGCATCGGGCCGACCGCCCGGTCCCACGTGTCGTCGGTGTCCCACCGGCCGTCGTCGGTGTCCGGGATCGCCGCGACACCGGGCCCGCCGTCGAGCACCGGGCCGAGGATCGGCTCGAGGGTGTCGCCGTGGCGGTCGACGGCGCCGCCGTACGCGTGGCCGGACTCGACCTTGCCGATGCCGGCCAACAGCGGCCAGCTCAGGTGGCATCCGGCGTCGGAGCGGCTCAGGGACGCGGCCGCGCTGCGGTAGGCCTGCAGGACGCGGGCCGGCAGGGCCAGGTCGGCCGTGTCCGGTCCCGGCAGCTCGCGGGCGACCGCGGAGCGCACCGCGCTGGTGCCGACCGGGTAGGACACCGGGTGCGCACCGGTCGCCTCGGGCTGGTCGAGGCGGGGGTCGGGGATGCCGTCCGGGATGTCGCCGCCCAGCCGGCCGTTCTCGGGCACCGCGGTCACCGTCGCCCGGTCGTCGGCGAACGGCCGCGGCCACGGGCCCTCGGTGATGCCGAACCCCGCGACCAGCAGGGACGCCGCGACGAGCAGCGGCACGCCGTGGCGGCACAGGCCGGCCGACGGACGGCGCAGCAGGCCGGCCGACGGACGGCGCAGCGGACCGAGCGGCATGTGGTGCGGATCCTCCCCGTGGGCGACTGACGAGCCCTCTGACGGTAAGCACGACGGCCACCCAGGTGAAGGGCGGGCAGCAAACTGCCATGAAATGCCGCGGGATTGCCACTGAGAGTGACCGTCCAGTCACCCACCGCCCCGAACGCTGGCCGGAGTTGATCACATCAGCGTGATCAATGCACCTCCTCGGTCCACTGCTAGTGGCCGGCGTCCTGCCAGGTCCGGCCGACGCCCACCGAGACGTCCAGAGGGACCGACAGCTCGGCAGCGGCGCCCATCTCGCGGCGCAGCAGCGCCTCGAGCGGCTCGGCCTCGTCCGGCGCCACCTCGACGACGAGCTCGTCGTGCACCTGCAGGAGCACCCGGGAGCGCAATCCTTCGGCATGCAGGGCGG
The genomic region above belongs to Actinomycetes bacterium and contains:
- a CDS encoding lytic murein transglycosylase gives rise to the protein MPLGPLRRPSAGLLRRPSAGLCRHGVPLLVAASLLVAGFGITEGPWPRPFADDRATVTAVPENGRLGGDIPDGIPDPRLDQPEATGAHPVSYPVGTSAVRSAVARELPGPDTADLALPARVLQAYRSAAASLSRSDAGCHLSWPLLAGIGKVESGHAYGGAVDRHGDTLEPILGPVLDGGPGVAAIPDTDDGRWDTDDTWDRAVGPMQFIPSSWVIHGADGNHDGRRDPNNVVDAALASGGYLCTDDRDVEVEKDRRAAVFSYNHSWDYVDLVLAWADAYAGGTPVLTGSLGALSDDDPSGRHRRPGGGDGTADGSTDDEAVAAISAPASAAPVAEQTGEPTAAGGGGTTPEPTGSTGAEPTTSTATADPTPDCTPTSSPSDSTTPEPTDTATAEATTTPDPTDTASPDASGTADPSGTPSPSDTPACG